One Cryptomeria japonica chromosome 9, Sugi_1.0, whole genome shotgun sequence genomic window carries:
- the LOC131075921 gene encoding pentatricopeptide repeat-containing protein At2g22070 — translation MEALTDGRLKEALQSLYIEHPASGNLPNIYARLLQGCIDMKALSDGKRIHTHMIKCCFQPRTFLWNRLLEMYAKSGSLTDARQVFDKMPERDIFSWTAMFVGYVKDCNLKWARQLFDEMPERDVVSWNAILAGYVEHGVNEEALNLFGCMRDTGIKPDNFTFTSILSACSSLQALEQGKKIHGTIIRLGFETFLPVSNALVAMYGRCYSIEEACQVFKKMPVRAVLSWVTMITAHVQCGNVDYAREMFDIMPEQNIVSWNAMLAGYAQHGYGEEALDLFRTMQRTGMLPDCITFVSLVSACTSCESLEHGKQVHAHVIKSGFEQYVPMGNAIVGFYANCKQIEDANCFFQTMPNRNVVSWNTMITGYVKHDRLEDAEQLFHEMPTRSLISWTAMIAGYAQHGHSEQALNLFSQMKLESSKPDQFTFGSILSACASLSVLEHGKQVHGHIIQTGSDLYVSVNNAVITMYAKCGSIEDAQQMFKSMPEQDTVSWNAIIAGCAQNGFGKKALNLFEQMQTIGTVPNHITFIGVLCACSHTGLVEEGWRHFIMMSRVHSIKPEVDHYTCMVDLLGRAGQLGKAEELINSMPLEPDTGVWEALLGACKIHKNMQLGMRAAGCLIELNPQCEATYVLLSNIYAANGKWDDVAKVRKIMKERGIAKKPGWSWIEIKNRVHAFIAGDRSHPQTQEIYETLGRLTGKIKEVGYVPETDIVLHDVEEGHKEENLSYHSEKLAVACGLINMPDWVPIRVVKNLRVCGDCHSAMKFISKVVQREVVLRDINRFHHFKNGSCSCSDYW, via the exons ATGGAAGCACTCACA GATGGACGCTTAAAAGAGGCCTTGCAAAGCTTGTATATTGAGCATCCTGCGAGTGGAAACCTTCCCAATATCTATGCACGTCTGTTGCAAGGATGTATCGACATGAAAGCTCTGTCAGATGGCAAGAGAATCCATACCCATATGATCAAATGTTGTTTTCAGCCGCGTACGTTCCTCTGGAACAGGTTATTAGAAATGTACGCCAAATCTGGAAGTCTGACAGATGcacgccaagtgtttgacaaaatgcctgagCGAGATATATTCTCCTGGACTGCTATGTTCGTTGGTTATGTCAAGGATTGCAACCTGAAGTGGGCACGTCAATTGTTTGACGAAATGCCTGAACGTGATGTGGTTTCCTGGAACGCAATTTTGGCTGGATATGTTGAGCACGGGGTTAATGAAGAGGCATTGAATTTGTTTGGTTGCATGCGGGACACCGGTATTAAGCCAGACAATTTCACATTCACCAGCATTCTGAGTGCGTGCTCAAGCCTTCAAGCTCTGGAACAGGGTAAGAAAATACATGGGACTATAATAAGACTTGGGTTTGAAACGTTTTTGCCCGTGAGCAATGCGCTTGTAGCAATGTATGGGAGATGTTATAGCATCGAGGAAGCATGCCAAGTGTTTAAGAAAATGCCCGTGCGGGCTGTGTTGTCATGGGTAACTATGATTACAGCGCATGTTCAATGTGGAAACGTGGACTATGCACGtgaaatgtttgatataatgcCAGAACAGAATATTGTTTCTTGGAATGCAATGCTTGCAGGATATGCTCAGCATGGGTATGGGGAAGAGGCTCTGGATTTGTTTCGGACAATGCAGAGGACAGGAATGCTGCCAGACTGCATTACTTTTGTGAGCCTTGTAAGTGCATGTACTAGTTGTGAATCTTTGGAGCATGGCAAGCAAGTCCATGCTCATGTTATCAAAAGTGGCTTTGAACAATACGTACCTATGGGCAATGCAATTGTTGGCTTTTATGCTAATTGTAAACAAATAGAGGATGCAAACTGTTTTTTCCAAACGATGCCTAATCGGAATGTAGTTTCATGGAACACAATGATTACTGGGTATGTCAAACATGATAGATTAGAGGATGCTGAGCAACTTTTCCATGAAATGCCCACACGAAGTTTAATCTCATGGACTGCGATGATTGCAGGGTATGCTCAGCATGGCCACAGTGAGCAGGCCTTGAACCTTTTCAGTCAAATGAAACTAGAAAGCAGCAAACCAGATCAATTCACTTTTGGCAGCATTTTAAGTGCTTGTGCAAGCTTGTCAGTTTTGGAACACGGAAAACAGGTTCATGGACATATTATCCAAACTGGAAGTGATTTGTATGTGTCTGTAAATAATGCTGTTATTactatgtatgcaaaatgtggaagcatagaagaTGCCCAACAAATGTTTAAGAGCATGCCAGAACAAGATACGGTCTCCTGGAATGCAATAATTGCAGGATGTGCACAGAATGGATTTGGGAAAAAAGCCCTTAATCTTTTTGAACAGATGCAAACGATAGGCACAGTTCCGAACCATATCACCTTCATTGGCGTTCTCTGCGCATGCAGCCATACAGGTTTGGTGGAAGAAGGTTGGCGTCATTTCATTATGATGAGTCGAGTTCATTCCATCAAACCAGAAGTAGACCATTACACTTGTATGGTTGACCTTCTTGGCCGTGCTGGGCAACTTGGTAAGGCAGAAGAACTTATAAACAGCATGCCACTTGAACCAGATACCGGTGTATGGGAGGCATTGCTTGGTGCCTGCAAaatccacaagaatatgcaacttGGAATGCGAGCAGCAGGATGCCTGATTGAGCTGAACCCACAATGTGAAGCAACTTATGTCTTGCTGTCAAATATATATGCTGCAAATGGGAAGTGGGATGATGTAGCAAAAGTGAGAAAAATAATGAAAGAAAGGGGGATAGCGAAGAAACCAGGTTGGAGTTGGATAGAGATCAAGAACAGGGTGCATGCTTTTATAGCCGGAGATCGATCACATCCACAAACACAGGAGATCTATGAAACATTGGGGAGATTGACTGGAAAAATCAAGGAAGTGGGGTATGTGCCTGAGACAGATATTGTGTTACATGATGTCGAGGAAGGGCACAAGGAAGAAAATCTGTCTTACCACAGTGAGAAGCTGGCTGTTGCATGTGGTCTAATTAACATGCCAGATTGGGTACCCATAAGAGTTGTGAAGAATCTCCGTGTGTGTGGTGATTGTCACTCTGCCATGAAGTTCATCTCTAAAGTTGTACAGCGAGAAGTTGTTTTGAGAGATATCAATCGCTTCCATCATTTTAAGAATGGATCGTGTTCCTGTAGTGATTACTGGTGA